ATGACACTGTACTAATGCTCTATATGATAACAAGTTTGAGCTTGTTATAGTTGTCTCCATGGGGTAGTTCATCTTTATTAATGCATTCTCTGACTTAATGATCcattattttcaaatatatttttgctTCTCGAAGTTAATCTCACCAAGTTTCTCTACATTCACAATAGAATTGTGGAAAAGCTGCTTAATATAGAAGCCAAATCGCTATAGTCTTCATTGTAGCAGGAATCTGGATAATTTGTGATCTGTGCATAAAAAATTAGAGCTTTATTATTTCATGCAGATACTCAAGTCGCTTCCTATACATTTCCAATTAATGCTTATACTTTGTTCTAGATCTCAAAAAATTGGGCTCAAGCTCTATATCTGTCTCGGCAAATAGGGCTCTGCTGGCCTGTAAATGCAGCCCTTTTCATTCTAGCTACCTTTTTAGTCTAATGTCTACAAGAGAAGGCCTGTTCAAACTCCATTAATTCTTCTTGGTAGGTCAGTACATTATTTAATAAAAGTTAGCTACATAGAATAATGCATAAATTCAATTTTAACATTGTCCATATAGAAATTCCTCTGCCTTTGTTAAAATGCTCAAATTTCATATtgaataattcttttttttttggatataaaATTATACCTATGGCCAACATTCCGCAAAACATGACACAAAAATTAAAAGAATTGATGTTAATTTTCAATTCCATCATATTTATTTTTTCAAGTTCACATCGTGAATGAATCTGTTTGTAATCAGTTATTGCACTTCCATTTTTCTTTACAGGTGCTAAGTATTATTTTGACCAATAACCAGTCAAAGAAAAGAGAGAATCATGTTTTTTGAGATTGAAATGACCAGAAATGTGGTTGTATCCCCAGATAAATTGCACACTGGGTTGTTTCTTGAGCGTTCTATCATTTTACAGCTCTTAGAAGATGTAAAACGAATCCAGGCTACAGAAGAGCATGGTTATCTGATCGTAGTGACCACATTAGAAGGTCGAGGGGAGGGAAAGATAAGAGAAATGCAAGGATCTGTTGTTTTTCCTGTGAAATTCAAGTGTATAGTGTTCAAACCTTTTCAAAATGAAATTTTAGATGGTAAAGTTTTAGAGGTAATGAAGGCAGGCCTTCGAATTGAATGTGGACCAATGACAGAGATATTTATAGCGAAACAAACAATGCAGGATTTTGAATATGTACCGGGAGAAAACCCCGTCTTTAAAGGCAGGGTtagtcatcaaatagagaagggtGGATGGATCAGGCTTAAGACAATTGGCATCAAATGGAATGAACAAAAACGAATATTCATGGCACTGGGGAGCTTGCAAGGAAATTTCTTAGGACCTATATCTGATCCAGGTATCGTTGGCAAGGTTGATCCCGAGACTAATTCTGAGATTCAACCTGAAAATCCCCAGGAATCACCCACCAATACAAATGGAAATCCTCAGGGGTCGCTTAACAAGACAAACTCTAATTCACAGGGATGGGGGCCTGGAGAAAATGATAACCATCAGAGTTGGGGTGTGGGAACAAATGATAATCCACAGGATTTGAACACCAAAACAAGAGATAATCCTCAGGGATTGCCTGCTGGAACAAATGATGATCCTCAGGAACAGGCTTCCACAGCAAATGACAAATCTCAGGGATGGGCTGCGGGAAGAAGTGACGACCCTCAGGGATTGCCAGCAGAACCAAATAATAATAATCTGGGATGGACTTCTGGAGTAAATCAGAATTCTGAAGGAAGGAACTTTGGAATAGATAATCATCCTCAGGGATTGGTTACTGGAGCAAATGACATTCATCAAGGACGGGCCATTGGAACAAATGATGATACCCAAGGATGGACTGCTGAGGTGAATGAGAATTCTCAGGGATGGGGCACCTAAACAAATAGTTCTGTCAACGATCATAAGTTTTGCACCATGTGATGCTATCTTTAATTTCTAGCTTGTAAATGGCTATACCTATACATGTCAACAATTATATGATCGTTTGCAAATGTTTGTGTTTACTGTTTTGTGCTTGATATCTGTAGACAATTGGAACTGCCAACAATTTTGTTACAACTCTTATCTTTCCTTTGTTATGGATTGTTTTATTAAGACCATTGTACACAATGTCACAAGTCCTTGTGGTGGCTTTTTTGAGTCCTTCCAACTATAGGATGATTTTATGATGCGATTAGCTGTCATAGTTGGAAACTGTTTATCTTTGTATATTTCAGGTTAGAAGTAGAAGATCGCCTTTTGAAGATTTGCGTCTTGTATCTACTTTCTGGGAACAGAATGCTCACATAATTAGAGTGCATGAAAAATCCAAATGCTGAGTTTATTATTGGATAATTCTCATATTGTTCTATCTTAAATTTCAAACATTATGGTTGTTCTTGAATCATTGGTACAAATGGTTGGTTAAATTACCTTCCAAATCAGTGAATTTTTCTATTCCATGAAAAGTTTGAAGGCACAAAATAATGCTAGATGTATTTCCTCTCATTTTTCTTAAAATTGATTAAAATGGTTAGAAACTCAGGGCTTATATTTTCACAGCATCAGCAAGAAGGCAGCATAATTACATTACATAGCATTCTCTCCTTGGTAAGTTTGAGCACTCATCAGGTCTTAACCCAAGTCTCATAAACACGCTCATGTATGCCATGCTACAGTCAATCAAATCTTATATATCTAGTCGTGTGTAAGCATATTCTCTTGTCTCTCGAAAAACATTAATCCTATAGTGAACATGTGGTTTTTAAAATCCATGAGAATGAGTTATgataaaagttaaaaaataaacatTCACAGTTTTTACTAGAATATTTTCTCCCACAAATAGGACCTATATAATAGTATTCCTTTAAAAAGAATTATTAAGCTTAATTTTAATTGTGGTAAATTGTCTCAGCCGCAGTTCACATCCAATTGTATCTGAAGTGCTACAGGTTGAGTGGGAGTTAATGTTGAAGGCGACGTGTTCTCTACAGTGGTGAAAGATGAAATCTAGAGCGGGGTGGGTTTGTTCACCTTATTGAACAAATATGAGAGGTAAATGGAAACGCAATCCTTTAGTGAACTTCCAAAGGAGGGTCTCATGCCCCAAATTGGTGAACACATGGTAGTAGCCTAGAAAACTACAATACTTAAATTATATTGTTCCGTAAATTAGAATTGTAACTAAGAATCGTAACCAGCCATTTGTTAAACAAGTTTATGCTAACAATAAAACTATTCATGGAGATGCATGGGTCTCGTAATGCCATGTATCCATAAATACGAAAATACAGtttttttatatttgtatatttcatttgttcatttcaaatttcaaataccatGGCCTTGAAGTTCGAGATTAAGTCATTTAGGTTAATTGACTATCATATTCCAATGTGTTACTATAAGGGGTACAAATGCATACCGTGCCCTTTGACATCTTTGTTATATACCATTTTGGCAATGTTGGATTGGGTCATCTGCATGATCTAGTTTGCTGAATTCAAATTTTAAGTTTCTCTTCTGAGCTTACCTTTTACAAAAAATTGACGGTTGCCTTGTCAACTTGTGCACTAAATGGAATCTTGTATTTATAGACAATCCTAGATCATTAGATCTCAGTAGAGATTAATCCACAAATCATAAATAATCATTTTAAAATCAAACGCATTGAGAGCATCTAAATCCTATTCTAATGCATTACATCATTATCCTCGAGCATATTCTAATGCATTGCATCGTTATCCTTGGGCATTGCATTGATTTTGTGGAATGTGCAGATTTCGTTCAACAACTGCTAAGGGGTTTACCTCAAGCAAGGAAGTTCAAGGTTTCCTATAATAACTAATCTCATTGTGCTTGTTAGCACAATGAGATAGGAGTACATTGCAAGAGGTTGGATTAGTAATAGATTGAGCCACATCGTTAGTACTTGGCCGCATAGTCCATGTCAACAACGAATATTTAGGTAGATGTTGAGTATAGCGGAATATGGAGCCAAAACCATATTCCGGTTTTCAATTGTTTATTGCAATATAACATATCACCAAAAGCTCCACACTGACACATCACATTTTAAAAGCTAAGCACTTTCAGCCTTTCTTAGTTGATATAATTATGATTGCATTGTAttgattaaaatttaatcaaatctaatcaatTAGAAGGATAAACAAATTATTTTTGGTACATTTTAATGGATGCGCAATTTATAACCAACCAATGGTTTACAGCTGGGGTATTATTTGCTTTTTGTTTCTTAGAGAGGATATACTAGCACTTGGCACCAAAACAAGGTGTAAGAGTTACGCCGATAGTAAAATATACTTTAATAATATATTAGAGggtaaaaaattatataatataaaaactACATTACAATCACTTCATTAACCAAAGTTCAGACAATAATTTCGCAGATTAGGGATATGGTTTAATTAAGATTaggtatattttttaaaatatatttattattgcaATTATGGTCGAATTAAGATTCAATTAGGATTATATTTCATTATATCAACCCTAATCCTTACTCCAAGCTTTATCCTAGAATAGTAAATTTAATTAGTTTGAATTCCTTaaaaatttattgatgattttatttcaatttagtGATCTAATTTTAGATTGTCTTAGTTTAATTATAAGAATCTTATTAATATAATGTatggtaattggtttattatttctaaatttgatcatgtaaacaatataataataatatattagtaatataataattaaaatacaatattataAAAACCCTAGGGTTAAGCTAGGGATATGATTTAATTAAGTTTaggtatatttttaaaaaatataattactaTTACAATTATGGTCCAATTaagattcaattagggttatatttCATTATATCAACCCTAATCCTTACCCCAAACTTTATCCTAGAATAGTAAATTTAATCATAAATAGTAGTTTGAATTCCTTAAAaaattattgatgattttatttcaatttagtGATCTAATTTTAGATTGTCTTAGTTTAATTATAAGAATCTTATTAATATAATGTatggtaattggtttattatttctaAATTTGATCACGTaaacaatataataataaatatataattataatatattaataatataataattaaaatacaatattatTAAAACCTTAATGTTTACCTATATGAGTCTTAAATCTAACCATATATCTAAATAAACTTTAACATATTTAACCTAAACATAACCTAACTATAACTTAACCATAATCCAAACTTAATTTTTGAATTGTATTtaatatatcatgtatatattagTATATGATTATCATTAAGCTGAGAGGCCTTTACAATCGCAACAAATTTATGTGTCAACATTTGAGGGTTTTCAATTATTTTGACGATTTTTGGTAGTATATAATTTGTCCAAACAATTAATAGATAATTTGGCAAAACCaatattgtagtacccctaccctagacagctttgtaaaatcggtttgaccttggttgacttttaatgtggcaatcttgaatggttgaattaccatgaggtaatgtttagtcagatattatgattattgtgagtatctgttaatgtgctttcgcattgattcttatgtaagtttaaactgtcctcctgattcttgttattaatctcgagctaacttcttcattatatatatatatatatatatatatatatatatatatatatatatatatatatatatatatatatatatatatatatatatatatatatatatatatgtttgtgtgactcttggttgtaggagattgcaagtacagtaccgcctaggtgcgaggttcatcttcactagattcacagggttgagtatacctctttcatccttagaatttgggttaggtggtcataaaaccttcaatttaccctagtcatactcaaatgagcGTCGCTTGTGTTCCGTCAGTTTtctttcatttgggtttgcgggtcgagtaattggttggcttacttggtttgcgtgcttggcgtgtggtaaatagagtatttaatcctaagtatttattttgatttaatgtgttcatttacgcattagtaattgaggaattaaaataaataggtttcttttatgtgattaatcattaattaaaaagatcaccctatttatgtttgtagtgagtttaatttaatggttgattttaaataacaaatttatttagtttatgcattttaaaaaggaaagatttaaatttattcgaactagaaataatttaatctcttttgcttttttgaaatagaaagattaattttaattatttaagaaaatcaattttgattagaaaagtgagttttattcatatttattttatatagtgtgtaagattgattttgagaatttaatttaattaaaaatattttaccctcattaatattgtgaaatgcaactattagctttgttaattaaaaattaaataagggagaaaaacatttcttttaatcaactaaatttataatctcaatgcataaacaattcaactatgagatgattccataaacttaattaattaattaattaaattaagttacaagttgcatgatattagaaatatatttttatttaaattttagtggaaataAATTGGATTAATtctatttattgttcctagaattttaaataaattaattaaaaaaaaaattaaaaaataaaatgaataaaagaattaattagaattaaagtattgttttaattctttatttagaaaattaattaatttgcatgagaaaagaaaataaagaataatgatttttaattattgcatgttagcttatcttttgttataaaaatagaaaataaaataaaattacttttattctaaatttaggtttttgagaaaagctattgaacctagaattttagtttaaatagggaataggtttttattttagatacacaggaaaTAGGTCAAGGATTTAGATAAAGAAACTTATTGGAAGCTTgtggaaaagattagggctcttctacataaTTCTTCCAAGAAAACAatactaggttgggtggcttctttgattgttgatttttagaaaataattctatttcttCCGTTTCTCTCTCAATGATGTATGTGTAAATTATTGTTAAACCCAAAACCCTCTTCTCGTGAATTCGAGTTCTGTTTTTaaaaattcatgcctgatgtgtatttctagtttatgggaagaatgtaattttgggaaaattagggaaattattatagagaatttgtcaagattttatgatgcatggaGAGTTGCAAGATTGGTGAAAAAGGGCATTTATCTGAGAAATTAACTTCTCTCGTTTGTTTTAGTTACGACAgttttgtttatttatggaatctctatgaaatggtttttattaccttaagaaaataaatttgattatacattaaatttatttgggttaattaaataaaataataataataatatatgaaaGATTAAATTATGCGAAAATTGAAttattgggaaaatattgtttttattgaaattaattttaatttaaaaatacataaaaaataaaataaaataaaataaattaatttattaatttttgtggGGAGACATTGCCTCTACCCACGCGGCACTACCCATGGTAGTGGCTGCTGCCATAGGGCAGCAACGCTACAcaaaggtagcggctgctacctTAGGGCAACAACACTACCCATAGGTAGCGTGTGCTACCATAGGGcagcagcgctacccaagggtagcgttgACTGCCATATGGCAGCAACGCTGCCTTAGGGTAGTTATTTTAGAGtttaaatgtattttttaattttatttattattttatttgttatttagttttttttatatatatatatataaaataaaataaataattataatgtgttaatatatatatgtatatttatatatatatatatatatatatatatatatatatatatatatatagttgtttaatttttatttgtcaatttaaagatttttgttatataaataaagaatttataattttgtaattttagaaaaaaagaaaaaaagcttataattttaaattcgatattcttattggaaatatattaggagtttaattcatatgtgaatttatttaactttattggacaaatgacaagatggatttattaatatagttgtatttccttGTCTTCtggaaaaatctatttaattatgttCTTGATTGTTTAAAGAAAggattgcctgtaataggatcttgtgtagATGGTGTTATCAGTCAagtttaattttattgcaattctggttgagttgtcattgtgtcctatgttgatatatttgtttggaccctatcgttGGATGATTTGGGATACCTGTTTATGTCTTCTATTTCTAGTTTGGTttttgccttgtgatggtgttttgaCTGGTCTTGTTCTGTATGTGAATGTCAAGTGTTgacttgtggttgaccatagcgggtcaggtctctagttagagtattt
The nucleotide sequence above comes from Cryptomeria japonica chromosome 11, Sugi_1.0, whole genome shotgun sequence. Encoded proteins:
- the LOC131073630 gene encoding uncharacterized protein LOC131073630, translating into MFFEIEMTRNVVVSPDKLHTGLFLERSIILQLLEDVKRIQATEEHGYLIVVTTLEGRGEGKIREMQGSVVFPVKFKCIVFKPFQNEILDGKVLEVMKAGLRIECGPMTEIFIAKQTMQDFEYVPGENPVFKGRVSHQIEKGGWIRLKTIGIKWNEQKRIFMALGSLQGNFLGPISDPGIVGKVDPETNSEIQPENPQESPTNTNGNPQGSLNKTNSNSQGWGPGENDNHQSWGVGTNDNPQDLNTKTRDNPQGLPAGTNDDPQEQASTANDKSQGWAAGRSDDPQGLPAEPNNNNLGWTSGVNQNSEGRNFGIDNHPQGLVTGANDIHQGRAIGTNDDTQGWTAEVNENSQGWGT